One Pseudomonas sp. FP1742 genomic window carries:
- a CDS encoding Na/Pi cotransporter family protein, translating into MLTLLNLLSAVALLIWGTHIVRTGILRVYGSNLRHVIGQNMSRRWLAFIAGIMVTAMVQSSNATAMLVTSFVGQGLMALTPALATMLGADVGTALMARVLTLDLSWLSPLLIFLGVIFFLSRKQTRVGQMGRVGIGLGLIILALQLIVEAATPITHAQGVKVIFASLTGDILLDALVGALFAMISYSSLAAVLLTATLAGASVISLPVAIGLVIGANIGSGVLAFLSTSMQNAAGRQVALGSLLYKLIGLLLIIPVLDPLVHWIDSFDFSAQEMVIGFHLLYNTARCLILLPSVGLMARLCAWLLPERPDINGTAKPRHLDPTALVTPSLALANAARETLRIGDLVDNMLEAMLAVLRGKQTAVTQEIRRLTDDVEALYSAIKLYLAQMPREDLSEQDSQRWAETIELAINLKLASDLIERMLRKVQQQKTAQRRSFSEVGLEELAGLHSQLIANLRLGLSVFLSADPESARQLLREKRRFRAQERRLAHAHVSRLHRKIVQSIETSSLHLELIADMRRLNSLFCSSAYAVLGTSDTGALAVDDMADITHSP; encoded by the coding sequence ATGCTCACCCTGCTCAATTTGTTATCGGCCGTGGCCTTGTTGATCTGGGGCACGCACATCGTCCGAACCGGCATCCTGCGGGTTTATGGCTCCAACTTGCGCCATGTGATCGGCCAGAACATGTCCAGGCGTTGGTTGGCGTTTATCGCCGGGATCATGGTGACCGCCATGGTCCAGAGCAGCAACGCCACCGCCATGCTCGTCACTTCTTTTGTCGGTCAGGGCCTGATGGCGCTGACCCCCGCCCTGGCGACCATGCTCGGCGCCGACGTCGGTACCGCGCTGATGGCGCGGGTACTGACCCTCGACCTGTCGTGGCTGTCGCCGTTGCTGATCTTCCTCGGGGTGATTTTCTTTCTGTCGCGCAAGCAGACCCGGGTTGGGCAGATGGGACGGGTCGGCATCGGTCTGGGGCTGATCATTCTGGCGCTGCAATTGATCGTCGAGGCCGCCACGCCGATCACTCATGCTCAGGGAGTGAAGGTGATTTTCGCTTCTCTGACCGGCGATATCTTGCTCGATGCGCTGGTCGGTGCACTGTTCGCGATGATTTCATACTCCAGCCTGGCCGCCGTTTTGCTGACCGCGACCCTCGCCGGCGCCAGCGTGATCAGTCTGCCAGTGGCCATCGGCCTGGTGATCGGCGCCAACATCGGCAGCGGCGTTCTCGCCTTCCTCAGCACCAGCATGCAGAACGCCGCCGGCCGTCAGGTGGCGCTGGGCAGCCTGTTGTACAAACTGATCGGTTTGCTGCTGATCATTCCGGTGCTTGATCCATTGGTGCACTGGATCGACAGCTTCGATTTCAGCGCTCAGGAAATGGTCATCGGCTTCCACCTGCTCTACAACACCGCGCGTTGCCTGATCCTGTTGCCCAGCGTCGGGCTGATGGCCAGGCTCTGTGCGTGGCTGCTGCCGGAGCGGCCGGACATCAACGGCACGGCCAAGCCGCGGCACCTTGACCCGACGGCGTTGGTGACCCCTAGCCTGGCGCTGGCCAATGCCGCCCGGGAAACCCTGCGCATCGGCGATCTGGTCGACAACATGCTCGAAGCCATGCTCGCCGTACTGCGCGGCAAACAGACCGCCGTCACCCAGGAAATCCGTCGCCTGACCGATGATGTCGAAGCGCTCTACAGCGCGATCAAACTCTATCTGGCGCAAATGCCTCGCGAAGACCTCAGCGAGCAGGATAGCCAACGGTGGGCGGAAACCATCGAGCTGGCGATTAACCTGAAACTGGCCAGTGATCTGATCGAACGCATGCTGCGCAAGGTTCAGCAGCAGAAAACCGCGCAGCGGCGGTCGTTTTCCGAGGTCGGTCTGGAAGAGTTGGCCGGGCTGCACAGCCAGTTGATAGCCAACTTGCGTCTGGGGTTGTCGGTGTTCCTCAGCGCCGATCCGGAAAGTGCTCGCCAGTTACTGCGGGAGAAACGTCGCTTTCGCGCACAGGAACGCCGCCTGGCCCACGCTCATGTCAGCCGTTTACACCGTAAGATCGTGCAAAGTATCGAGACCAGTTCGCTGCATCTGGAGCTGATCGCTGACATGAGGCGCCTCAATTCGCTGTTTTGCAGCAGTGCCTATGCGGTGTTGGGCACTTCGGACACCGGTGCTCTGGCGGTCGACGATATGGCTGACATCACTCATTCACCCTGA
- a CDS encoding TerC family protein, which yields MEWLTNPEIWVAFFTLTALEIVLGIDNIIMISILVSRMPKHMQARTRIFGLALAMVTRILLLLSITWVMRLTADLFEVFGQGISGRDLILFFGGLFLLWKSSQEMYHALEGEDETNEEPGGKGGNFLYTIIQIAIIDIVFSLDSVITAVGMVSHVPVMVAAIIVAVLVMMWASGTISEFIDKHPSLKMLALSFLLIVGTVLIAESFDVHVPKGYVYFAMAFSLAVEAINIRMRTAIAKKRKQQEPVKLRKDVPGQ from the coding sequence ATGGAATGGCTGACCAACCCTGAAATCTGGGTTGCCTTCTTCACCCTGACTGCCCTGGAGATCGTTCTGGGCATCGACAACATCATCATGATTTCGATCCTGGTCAGCCGCATGCCCAAACACATGCAGGCGCGTACCCGGATCTTCGGCCTCGCACTGGCCATGGTCACGCGGATTCTGTTGCTGTTGTCGATCACCTGGGTCATGCGCCTCACCGCAGACTTGTTCGAAGTGTTCGGTCAGGGTATTTCCGGACGTGACTTGATTCTGTTCTTCGGTGGTCTGTTCCTGCTGTGGAAAAGCTCGCAAGAGATGTACCACGCACTGGAAGGTGAAGATGAAACCAATGAGGAGCCCGGCGGCAAGGGCGGCAATTTCCTCTACACCATCATTCAGATCGCGATCATCGACATCGTGTTCTCGCTGGACTCGGTCATCACTGCCGTTGGCATGGTGTCCCATGTACCGGTCATGGTCGCGGCGATCATCGTTGCTGTGCTGGTGATGATGTGGGCTTCCGGCACCATCAGCGAGTTCATCGACAAGCACCCATCGCTGAAGATGCTGGCGCTGTCTTTCCTGTTGATCGTCGGTACCGTGCTGATTGCCGAATCCTTCGATGTGCATGTGCCAAAAGGCTACGTCTACTTCGCCATGGCGTTCTCGCTGGCGGTGGAAGCAATCAACATCAGGATGCGCACCGCGATTGCGAAAAAACGCAAACAGCAGGAGCCGGTGAAACTGCGCAAGGATGTTCCGGGCCAGTAA